TGATCACCATTATTGTTGCTCTTGCTTTTGGCCCCTACTGGAGTATCATTCCTGGTGTGCTCTTGGCTTATGTTATTTTCTTTTTTCGCAACCCTGAACGTAATGTGCCTGATGACGAAACGCTGGTGCTGGCGCCGGCGGACGGAAAGGTCATTAGCGTTTGTGATATTTATGAAGACCAGTTTCTTAATGAGGCGGCTACCAAGGTCAGTATTTTTTTATCTATCTTTGATGTTCATGTAAACCGAAGCCCCATTGCCGGTGAAATTAAATTTCAGCAATATACCTGCGGCCGTTTTCGACCGGCCTATAAGGAATCGGCCGGCTGTGAAAACGAGCGACACGCCATAGGACTAGAGAATAAGTACATGCGAGTCTTAGTCACGCAGGTTGCCGGCATTTTGGCCCGACGCATTGTCTCCTGGGTAACGGTTGGCAGTATTCTAAAGCCGGGTGAACGCTATGGACTTATAAAGTTTGGTTCATGTACGGAAGTTGTTGTGCCTAAGTCGGTAGAAATCCTGGTGAAGAAAGGAGATCGGGTAAAAGGTGGAGAGACAATCATAGGGAGGTTAAGGCAGTGAGAAGCGTCATTCCAAATGCATTAACCGCATTGAATTTAGTTTTGGGAATTTTTCTATTATATCTACGTTTCATAGCGATTTTAGCCGGGCAGGGCTTCTTATTGTTGCGGCAATGGTTGCTGATGGTTTGGACGGACGGGTTGCCCGTTATTTTAAAGTCAGCAGCGAATTCGGCAAAGAACTGGACTCATTGTGTGATTTAGTTTCCTTCGGTGTTGCACCGGCGATTTTAGCATATGCGTTTATTCTAAAAGATTTTGGGGTTGCCGGATATTTGGCGGCAGCCGCTTTCGCTACTTGTGGCGCGCTCCGGCTCGCGCGCTTTAATGTGAACACCACTAAAGTGAAGGGTTATTTTATGGGGTTGCCGATTCC
The genomic region above belongs to Thermosinus carboxydivorans Nor1 and contains:
- a CDS encoding phosphatidylserine decarboxylase family protein; its protein translation is MVKTPIVKEGYVYIAVMALITIIVALAFGPYWSIIPGVLLAYVIFFFRNPERNVPDDETLVLAPADGKVISVCDIYEDQFLNEAATKVSIFLSIFDVHVNRSPIAGEIKFQQYTCGRFRPAYKESAGCENERHAIGLENKYMRVLVTQVAGILARRIVSWVTVGSILKPGERYGLIKFGSCTEVVVPKSVEILVKKGDRVKGGETIIGRLRQ